Within the Bacteroidota bacterium genome, the region GTACTGCAATTGTAATATTTATGGTAATTTTTGTAGGAATAACAGGCTCGGGACATGGTGGCGATAGTTCCATTTTTGTGGAATTCGGGAAAGTTGCTTTTGGCGGTATTTTGTTAGGAGTTATTGTAGGTGCGATTACTCTTGCTTGGGTAAAAAAAGTATTTAACGATGCAATGGTTGAAATTACTTTAATTATTGCGGCAGCATATCTCACATTTTTTGTTGCTGAACATTTTTTACATGTATCCGGAGTTTTAGGACTTGTTGCATTAGGTTTAGCAATGGCAAGTGCAGGTAGAACAAGAATAAGTGCAGAAGTAGGTCATTTTCTTCATGAGTTTTGGGAGCTTGCAGCTTTTATTGCTAACACTCTTATCTTTTTAATTGTGGGTGTTGTTATCGCATCAAGAACAGTTTTTACTCTAAATGATTTTGTTATACTTTTAATTTTATATGTTGGATTACATGTCATTCGTTTACTATTGATAATAATGTTTTATCCTCTAATGAAAAAAATTGGATATGGTTTACCCAAAAAAGATGCTTATGTTTTATGGTATGGAGCATTACGAGGAGCAATTGGATTAGCACTTGCACTAATCGTTGCAGGAGAACCAAACATTCCTGAGGAAATAAGAAATCAGTTTTTGTTTTACACAGCAGGAATCGTAACTTTAACTCTTTTGGTTAATGCTACAACTATTAAATTTTTAGTAAATGGACTTGGACTAACGGATATTCCTCCTGTAAAAGCAATGATGTTTTCAAATGCATTTAAGGCAATACACAAAGAAAGTAAAAAAGAAATCGATGTTTTAAGAAAAGATCGTTTTATGGGTGGAGCTAATTGGGAAACGGTAAATACATATTTACCTCATAGGGAATTACCAAAAATATCGGATGAAGAAAAAGAAAAAATGGATCCAATGGCTGAAGCACGAAGAAGAATTTTGGAAAAAGAAAAAAGCAGTTATTGGAATCAATTCAAAGAAGGTTTATTAAGTCCTCTTGCATTTACAAAACTTTCTGACAATATGAACGAAATTATTGATAAAGAAGGGAATATTCCATTATCAGAAAGAGAGTATTTAAATTCATTATGGCGAATACCAAAAGTATTTCATTATTTTGAGACTTTTCCTTTAGTTGGCTCTTTTGCAAAAAAAGCTGTCTTTGAAAGACTCGGATTAAGTTATGATATTGCAAGAGGTTTTGTGGTTTCTCAAGAAGAAATATCAAAATTAGTTTCTTCAATGGATTTTGATTTTAATCAGGATGATCAAACAGATGATGAAGAAGAGAGAATTGCTCAAAGCATTAAAGATGAAATAAATGAAAATCGCTTAAGAGGGTTAAATTATATTAAAGAAATTCATCAGGGCTTTCCTGAAATAACAAGTTCCATTGAAACGAAACAAGCTACAAGGTCAATACTTAACTTTGAAAAATCCGCTATTGCAAAACTACAAAAAGAAGGTCAGCTTGAAAATGATGAAACTGAAAAAATGATTGTGGATGTAGAAAAAAGGATGAAGAAGTTAATGGATTCACCACTTATTACAACTTTAATGGAGCCAATTGAAGTGCTTAAGGATGTTAGCTGGTTGAAAGCTGTTGACGAAAACGTAAGTAGTGAAGTAATAAAAATTGCCAAAGAAAAGGATCATAAGCCTGGTCAGAAACTTATTGAGCGAGGAGATTCAGGAAAAAAAGGAATGGTAGTTATTGCACGTGGAAGTGTAAAAGTAATGGTTGGAGATACAGTAGTTGATATTCTGGGAACAGGAAGTGTAATTGGTGAAATGTCTGTATTGGCAGGTGTTCCACGAACAGCAAATGTTATTGCTGACACTCCTGTTACAGCTTTATGGCTTTCTTCGGAAGATATGCAAAATGTAATTAAAAAATCATCTGAACTTGAAATAAATCTTTGGAACACTGCCGGACAACGATTTGCTGAAAATCTTCTTGGTTCTATAGATCCTTATATGAATTGGTCTCAAATAAAAATGAGAAGATGGCTTAGTGATTTTGAAATCAGAAAGATAAAAGAAGATGAGAAAATAAACCTTCACAACAAAATTGCCGTTTTAGTTTATGGTGTTGCTTCAGATAAAGAAACAGGTCATGTGTATCAGGCACCTTCGGTAGTTGACATTTCAGAGGCTGTTTTTTCAAAGAATGCATGGGTAATGATATCGGAACAAAAGTAAAAAAGCAATAAAAAATTTTATTTATGAGGATTTCAAAAAGAGAATTAATAAAGTCATCTTATTTCGTAATTTTATATTCTGTTATTTGTGTTTATTACATTGTTGATGTCCTTTTGTTTAAGGATTCATATATCATAGATGTACTTTTTTTCGTTCTTAGCACTCTTGTAATAGTTCAAATTTTCGTATTTTTTAGAAAGTTTTTAAGAAGATATTATCAGTATCAGGATAAAAAACATATTTTAACGTCTATACTTATTCTTGAAATATTACATACTGT harbors:
- a CDS encoding cation:proton antiporter — protein: MEPLLFIIIALVIGAATRHFLKKTPLPFTVLLLIFGLGLGVLARLEFFHGIHSIEEALEWAGKIDPHVILFVFLPTLIFEAAFAMDVHTFKKSLGNASLLAIPGIVFALVLTALFLMGLKLLNIGFGSWEWKMALLFGSVISATDPVAVVALLKDLGASKKLGTLIEGESLLNDGTAIVIFMVIFVGITGSGHGGDSSIFVEFGKVAFGGILLGVIVGAITLAWVKKVFNDAMVEITLIIAAAYLTFFVAEHFLHVSGVLGLVALGLAMASAGRTRISAEVGHFLHEFWELAAFIANTLIFLIVGVVIASRTVFTLNDFVILLILYVGLHVIRLLLIIMFYPLMKKIGYGLPKKDAYVLWYGALRGAIGLALALIVAGEPNIPEEIRNQFLFYTAGIVTLTLLVNATTIKFLVNGLGLTDIPPVKAMMFSNAFKAIHKESKKEIDVLRKDRFMGGANWETVNTYLPHRELPKISDEEKEKMDPMAEARRRILEKEKSSYWNQFKEGLLSPLAFTKLSDNMNEIIDKEGNIPLSEREYLNSLWRIPKVFHYFETFPLVGSFAKKAVFERLGLSYDIARGFVVSQEEISKLVSSMDFDFNQDDQTDDEEERIAQSIKDEINENRLRGLNYIKEIHQGFPEITSSIETKQATRSILNFEKSAIAKLQKEGQLENDETEKMIVDVEKRMKKLMDSPLITTLMEPIEVLKDVSWLKAVDENVSSEVIKIAKEKDHKPGQKLIERGDSGKKGMVVIARGSVKVMVGDTVVDILGTGSVIGEMSVLAGVPRTANVIADTPVTALWLSSEDMQNVIKKSSELEINLWNTAGQRFAENLLGSIDPYMNWSQIKMRRWLSDFEIRKIKEDEKINLHNKIAVLVYGVASDKETGHVYQAPSVVDISEAVFSKNAWVMISEQK